One Sanguibacter sp. HDW7 DNA window includes the following coding sequences:
- the dusB gene encoding tRNA dihydrouridine synthase DusB, translated as MTTTTSATAPAPRTEGVVGSVPDGHVLPPLRIGPHTVDTPVVLAPMAGVTNSAFRRLCREHGAGLYVAEMVTSRALVARNEESMRIVTFEPDEEVRSAQVYGVDPATVAAAVRIIAGEDRADHVDLNFGCPVPKVTRKGGGAALPWKTELFTSIVGAAVEAAAPYGVPVTIKMRKGIDADHETYLEAGLLAEQLGVAAVALHARTAAEHYSGHADWSAIAELKRTVTSIPVLGNGDIWSAEDALEMVRTTGCDGVVVGRGCQGRPWLFHDLAAAFAGRPERLQPGLAMVAETIYRHGELMVEEFGEEDRGVRELRKHMAWYLKGYAVGGDARRGLAMVSSLAELRTLLDALDLDAPYPGEAAEGTRGRQGTPKTPHLPEGWLASRELDDTFRARLAEAELAVSGG; from the coding sequence ATGACCACGACGACCTCCGCGACCGCGCCGGCACCTCGGACCGAGGGCGTCGTCGGGTCCGTGCCTGACGGCCACGTCCTTCCGCCGCTGCGCATCGGACCGCACACGGTCGACACCCCCGTCGTCCTCGCGCCCATGGCAGGCGTGACGAACAGCGCCTTCCGCCGGCTGTGCCGCGAGCACGGGGCGGGCCTCTACGTCGCGGAGATGGTGACCTCGCGCGCGCTCGTGGCGCGCAACGAGGAGTCGATGCGCATCGTCACCTTCGAGCCGGACGAGGAGGTGCGTTCGGCGCAGGTCTACGGCGTGGACCCGGCGACGGTCGCGGCGGCCGTGCGGATCATTGCGGGGGAGGACCGCGCCGACCACGTCGACCTCAACTTCGGTTGCCCCGTGCCCAAGGTGACGCGCAAGGGCGGCGGTGCGGCGCTGCCGTGGAAGACGGAGCTCTTCACGAGCATCGTCGGCGCGGCGGTCGAGGCTGCGGCACCCTACGGCGTGCCGGTGACCATCAAGATGCGCAAGGGCATCGACGCGGACCACGAGACGTACCTCGAGGCGGGCCTTCTTGCGGAGCAGCTCGGCGTCGCGGCGGTCGCTCTCCACGCACGCACCGCGGCCGAGCACTACTCGGGGCACGCGGACTGGTCGGCGATCGCCGAGCTCAAGCGGACCGTGACGAGCATCCCCGTGCTCGGCAACGGCGACATCTGGTCGGCCGAGGACGCGCTCGAGATGGTGCGGACGACCGGCTGCGACGGCGTCGTCGTCGGGCGTGGTTGCCAGGGGCGGCCGTGGCTCTTCCACGACCTCGCGGCCGCGTTCGCGGGCCGTCCCGAGCGGCTGCAACCGGGCCTCGCGATGGTCGCCGAGACGATCTACCGTCACGGCGAGCTCATGGTCGAGGAGTTCGGCGAGGAGGACCGGGGCGTCCGCGAGCTGCGCAAGCACATGGCGTGGTACCTCAAGGGGTATGCGGTCGGCGGCGACGCGCGGCGCGGGCTCGCCATGGTCTCGTCCCTCGCGGAGCTGAGGACGCTGCTCGACGCGCTCGACCTCGACGCGCCGTACCCGGGCGAGGCGGCCGAGGGGACGCGTGGGCGGCAGGGCACGCCGAAGACGCCGCACCTGCCGGAGGGCTGGCTCGCGTCGCGCGAGCTCGACGACACGTTCCGGGCGCGGCTCGCGGAGGCGGAGCTCGCGGTCTCGGGCGGGTGA